A region of Lycium barbarum isolate Lr01 chromosome 1, ASM1917538v2, whole genome shotgun sequence DNA encodes the following proteins:
- the LOC132635826 gene encoding probable receptor-like protein kinase At5g24010: MLCLLKRIQPFFFLNKYKYAPLLFSSPFLNLLFKNPLKVFPMTSCKVVLFFILSFCSSTTAFSPKDNYLINCGSNTDAIVDHRRFLGDSNDHNSVHTSQGESLFQENPNPSSNLSFLYTTARVFNRASRYVLNINKIGTHFLRLHFSPFTAQSYDLRKASFSFSANEILLFSNFSVNTTTTTSVVREFILMVEKFELEIEFTPTYESNFAFVNAIEVFSAPDDFIIGDGAKSVGPKGIGEFSQNMTLQTLETVHRINVGGLKLTPFNDTLWRSWIPDEDFLVLKYAAKIARTSHVPNYQKGGATREIAPDNVYMTAQQMNRENVTTDFIFNITWNFPVPTGDASHFVRLHFCDIVSLSPGQFYFNVYLNGFTAYKDLDLSSVTFRELATPYYIDFVVCSGSSSVVQVSIDPSNLSSTMRKNAILNGVEIMKMVNYVASQSGSKKRNVWVIVSSVLGGFVLLTVVILAALLFLVCRKKKLKPKRSESAGWTPLRQYGSSSHGTLSDGTSPGTNGYLGQRIPFAEIQLATKNFEKSLIVGSGGFGMVYKGVLGDNRKVAIKRGVPGSRQGLPEFQTEITVLSKIRHHHLVSLVGYCEEQSEMILVYEYMEKGPLKRHLYGPGISPLSWKQRLEICIGAARGLHYLHTGFAQGIIHRDIKSTNILLDENCVAKVADFGLSRTGPCLNETHVSTGVKGSFGYLDPEYFRRQQLTDKSDVYSFGVVLFEVLCARPAIDPLLSREQVNLAEWAMQWQKDGQLEQIVDPHIRGQIKLSCLSKFGETAEKCLADYGIDRPTMGDVLWNLEYALQLQESGAVGEPPEISNSISPLPEGLPNTRNEAYNGDGASEISTSQVFSQLMTNEGR; encoded by the coding sequence ATGCTCTGTTTGTTGAAAAGAATTCAGCCATTCTTCTtcttaaataaatataaatacgCTCCCCTTCTCTTTTCGTCTCCATTTCTGAACTTGCTTTTCAAGAACCCACTAAAAGTTTTCCCAATGACAAGTTGTAAAGTTGTTCTCTTTTTCATCCTTTCATTCTGTTCATCAACAACTGCTTTCTCCCCCAAAGATAACTATTTGATAAACTGTGGTTCAAATACAGATGCCATAGTTGATCACAGACGCTTCCTTGGGGACTCTAATGACCATAATTCAGTTCATACCTCTCAAGGTGAGTCactttttcaagaaaatccaaaCCCATCTTCCAATTTGTCTTTCCTTTATACTACTGCTAGAGTTTTCAATAGGGCTTCAAGGTATGTGTTGAATATCAACAAGATTGGGACCCATTTTTTGCGCCTTCATTTCTCTCCATTCACCGCTCAGAGTTATGATCTCAGGAAAGCAAGTTTCAGTTTTTCTGCCAACGAGATTCTGCTTTTTAGTAATTTTAGTGttaatactactactactactagtgTGGTTAGAGAGTTTATATTGATGGTGGAGAAGTttgaacttgaaattgagttCACACCCACTTATGAATCCAATTTTGCTTTTGTGAATGCAATTGAAGTGTTTTCAGCCCCTGATGATTTCATAATTGGTGACGGGGCTAAATCAGTTGGTCCTAAGGGAATTGGTGAGTTCAGCCAGAATATGACTTTACAAACATTAGAAACTGTTCATAGGATCAATGTTGGAGGGTTAAAGTTAACTCCTTTTAATGATACTCTTTGGAGAAGTTGGATTCCAGATGAAGATTTTCTGGTCTTGAAATATGCTGCAAAAATTGCAAGAACCTCTCATGTTCCCAATTACCAAAAGGGTGGTGCCACAAGGGAAATCGCTCCTGATAATGTTTATATGACAGCACAACAGATGAATAGGGAGAATGTAACTACAGATTTCATATTCAATATCACATGGAACTTTCCTGTGCCTACTGGAGATGCTTCCCACTTTGTTCGCTTGCATTTCTGTGACATTGTTAGTTTGTCACCTGGCCAGTTCTACTTTAATGTATATCTCAACGGCTTCACAGCATACAAAGACCTTGATTTGTCTTCCGTTACATTCCGTGAGCTTGCTACACCCTATTACATAGATTTTGTGGTATGCTCAGGAAGTTCCAGTGTTGTGCAAGTAAGCATCGATCCTTCTAACCTAAGTAGTACAATGAGGAAGAATGCCATTCTGAATGGTGTTGAGATTATGAAAATGGTTAATTATGTGGCTTCACAATCAGGTTCTAAGAAGAGAAATGTTTGGGTTATAGTGAGTTCTGTTCTCGGAGGTTTTGTTCTGCTGACTGTGGTGATACTTGCTGCGTTGCTATTCTTGGTCTGCAGAAAGAAAAAACTGAAACCGAAGCGTTCAGAGAGCGCTGGCTGGACGCCTTTACGTCAATACGGAAGTAGTTCCCATGGTACATTGTCTGATGGGACTTCACCTGGAACAAATGGATATTTAGGCCAGAGGATTCCCTTTGCTGAAATACAATTGGCTACTAAAAATTTTGAAAAGAGTTTGATAGTTGGTTCTGGTGGCTTTGGGATGGTATACAAAGGAGTACTTGGAGACAACAGAAAGGTTGCTATAAAGAGAGGTGTGCCAGGTTCGAGGCAGGGCCTGCCTGAATTTCAGACTGAAATCACTGTTCTTTCAAAGATTCGTCACCACCATCTTGTTTCACTTGTAGGTTATTGTGAAGAACAGTCAGAGATGATACTTGTTTACGAGTATATGGAGAAGGGACCTCTTAAGAGGCACTTGTATGGTCCGGGAATATCACCCTTATCTTGGAAGCAAAGGCTTGAGATATGCATAGGTGCAGCAAGAGGTCTCCACTACCTTCATACAGGTTTCGCTCAAGGAATCATCCATCGTGACATCAAGTCAACTAACATCCTCCTTGATGAAAATTGTGTTGCTAAGGTTGCTGATTTTGGTCTCTCAAGGACAGGCCCATGTCTTAATGAGACCCATGTCAGCACTGGTGTAAAAGGAAGTTTTGGCTACCTTGATCCCGAATATTTTCGGAGGCAGCAGCTTACAGATAAGTCAGATGTTTATTCATTCGGAGTTGTTCTTTTTGAAGTCTTATGTGCTAGACCTGCCATTGATCCTCTTCTTTCACGGGAGCAAGTGAATTTGGCTGAATGGGCTATGCAGTGGCAGAAGGATGGGCAACTTGAGCAGATTGTTGATCCCCATATCAGAGGTCAGATAAAGCTAAGCTGTTTGAGCAAGTTCGGGGAGACTGCAGAGAAATGTTTGGCTGATTATGGCATTGATAGGCCAACAATGGGTGATGTACTTTGGAACTTGGAATATGCACTCCAGCTTCAAGAATCTGGAGCAGTTGGAGAACCGCCTGAGATTTCCAATTCCATTTCTCCACTGCCAGAGGGTCTCCCCAACACCCGCAATGAGGCATATAATGGTGATGGGGCTTCAGAGATATCTACAAGCCAGGTATTTTCACAATTGATGACTAATGAAGGCAGATAA